Part of the Pseudomonas sp. ADAK13 genome is shown below.
ATGTCAATCCGTTAAGGGTGATGTTGTACGATGACAATGGATCCACCTGTGGCGCCACGTCACTTGCGCAGCGGGATGAAGACGGGTTCATTTTCCGAGATAAAATCTTTCTGTCATTTACAGTGCTGTATCCTGCACAGGCTTTTTGAAAGCGCGGAATCACCTGCGATTGATAAAACAGATCTTGCGAGGAGCGACGACGATGCACGAAATCCCTAATCTCCCCTTCCCAAGCCTGCGCGAAACTGAGCAGCCAACCCCGCAACAGGCCGGCGCCAGCAAGCCCGAGCCAAAAGAGGCAAAACCGGTCGACCGCAAAAGCGAAGACTGAGTGCCGTACCCAGACCGTGTGGAAAGCGTGACATTGCGCGCTTTCCACACCGCCTGAACACCGTGAGCCCCGCCATGACCGACACCACCCCCGATACAGCCCTGCTCGACACTGCCCTGCAGATGGTCGATGTCTGGAACCGCCTCACCCCGGAAAAACAGGCACTCCTGCTCAAGCGCTTCGGCACCCAGGAAAACGCCCTCGCCGCGCTGGTGACCACGCAACTGCTCAACCCCGCCGATCGCTAAAAGTTTGGTTTCCTGCCCCCGCGCACGCCCAGCATCGGTATCATAAGCAGCCTATCTTTTCCTGCTGCGACAGTGGACCTCTCCCCATGCCAGATACCCAGCGCCCCATGGCGGTCACGCTGCAAGTCGTTTCCATCGTCCTGTTCACCTTTATCGGCTACCTGAACATCGGCATTCCGCTGGCCGTGTTGCCGGGCTATGTGCACAGCGACCTGGGCTTTGGCGCCGTGATCGCGGGCCTGGTGATCAGCGTGCAGTACCTGGCCACCCTGCTGAGCCGGCCCTATGCCGGGCGCATCATCGATAACCGCGGCAGCAAACGCGCCGTCATGTACGGCCTGGCCGGTTGCGGGTTAAGCGGCGTGTTCATGTTGCTCTCGGCGTGGTTATCGCACCTGCCGGCGTTGAGCCTCACCAGCCTGCTGATCGGCCGCCTGGTGCTGGGCAGCGCTGAAAGCCTGGTGGGCTCTGGCTCCATCGGCTGGGGCATCGGCCGGGTCGGCGCGGCGAACACCGCCAAGGTCATCTCCTGGAACGGCATCGCCAGCTACGGCGCCCTGGCCATCGGTGCGCCGCTGGGGGTGTTGCTGGTCAGTCATTTCGGGCTGTGGAGCATGGGTGTCAGCATCATCCTGCTGGCGGTGCTGGGCCTGCTGCTGGCCTGGCCGAAAGTCGCCGCGCCGATCGTGGTGGGCGAGCGCCTGCCGTTCATGCATGTACTGGGACGCGTGCTGCCCCACGGCTGCGGGCTGGCGTTGGGCTCGATCGGGTTTGGCACCATCGCTACCTTCATCACCTTGTATTACGCGACCCAGCATTGGGATAACGCCGTGCTGTGCCTGAGCCTGTTTGGTGCCAGCTTTATCGGGGCGCGGTTGCTGTTCGGGAATTTGATCAACCGGATTGGCGGGTTTCGCGTGGCGATTGCCTGCCTGTCGGTAGAGACCCTGGGCCTGCTGCTGTTGTGGCTAGCGCCGGATCCTCATCTCGCACTGGCGGGTGCGGCGTTGAGCGGGTTTGGCTTTTCCCTGGTGTTTCCGGCGCTGGGGGTGGAGGCGGTCAACCTGGTGCCCGCTTCAAGCCGGGGCGCGGCGGTGGGTGCGTATTCGCTGTTTATCGACTTGTCGCTGGGGATCACCGGGCCGTTGGCCGGGGCGATTGCGGCGGGGTTCGGGTTTGCCTCGATCTTCCTGTTTGCGGCGATCGCGGCGTTTGGCGGGCTGCTGTTGAGCCTGTACTTGTACCGGCAGGCGCCGAAGTATCGCGAAGAACGGGAAGCGAGCTAGAAGTCGACCTTGCCGCGCCCGGCCTTGATGCTGCCGCGTTTGGTCTTGGATTCAAGGCGGCGCTTTTTTGAGCCCAGGGTGGGTTTGGTGGGGCGGCGTTTCTTTTCGACCTTGGTGGCGCTCTGGATCAGCTCGACCAAACGCTCGAGGGCGTCGGCGCGGTTCTGTTCCTGGGTGCGGTATTGCTGGGCCTTGAGGATCAGCACGCCTTCGCTGGTGATGCGGCTGTCGCGCAGGGCCAGCAGGCGTTCCTTGTAGAAGTCAGGCAGGGACGAGGCCGGTATGTCGAAACGCAGGTGCACGGCGCTGGAAACCTTGTTGACGTTCTGACCGCCGGCGCCTTGGGCGCGGATGGCCGTCAACTCGATCTCGGCGTCGGGGAGGTGCACGTTGTTGGAAATCACCAGCATTTTTTGATCGGGCCTTGGGGGTGGGGGGTGAGGATACGCCAATGTGGTGGGCTTCTGGGCACCGGGGGTATATCCGTTATTTAGGTAACGGCCGCCTATGGTTCCGCTCTTACAGCGGCTCACTTTTGAACAGCGCAAAAGTAAGCAAAACGCTCTTGCCCCACCACTCGGCACCTCGCTCAGGCTCGGTGTGCCCTCTCTCCGGTACTACTCCGCGGGCCGCCGCGACGGGGCGTCCCTGCCCCGTCGCGGCTAAACCGGCGTCCTGCCGGTTTACCCGCTCCGTACTACCTGCGTTCGGCCAGCGTGGTTTAACGGGGCGCCTAAGATCAAGATCAAAAGCAGATCAACAGCACAGCGGCCTACAGGCCGGCTTGAGTGGTGTGAAGCAAAAGCAAGATCAAAATCAAAATCTACAGCGGGCACGGTCCAACTGTAGGAGCTGGCTTGCCTGCGATGGCCTCGCCTCGGTGTACCTGAAAAACCGAGGTGTCTGCATCGCAGGCAAGCCAGCTCCCACAGAAAAGCAGAGCCGCAGCAGTTTCAGCTTTGGCTTTCGCTTTGGCTTTTGATCTGGCTTCTACCACTCAAGCCGGCCTGTAGGCCGCTGTGCTCTTGCTTTTGATCTTGATCTGGCTCTGACTGCCCCAATAAGCCCGAGGCCGAACGCAGGGATTGAGGAGCGGGTAAACCGGCAGGACGCCGGTTTAGCCGCGACGGGGCAGGGACGCCCCGTCGCGGCGGCCCGCGGAGCAATGCCGGAGTGAGGGAACACCGAGCCTGAGCGAGGTGCCGACAGGCGGGGCAGAGCCCTTTGGTTACTTTGGGGCTTTTCCAAAGTGACCCGCTGTAAGAGCGGAACCAATAGCGGCCGTTACCGCAACAACGGATATGTACTCAATCACCCCGGACTCACCACCCCCTCCTCCCGAGCCTTGCGCTTATTCTTGATGCCGTAGCAAACCCACATAAACACCACCCACACCGGAATCGCATACACCGACACCTGAATCCCCGGAATCAGCAGCATCACGCCAAGAATAAACACCACAAACGCCAGGCAAATGTAATTCCCATACGGGTACCAAAGCGCTTTGAACAACGGCACCTGCCCCGTCCGATCCATATGCTGCCTGAACTTGAAATGCGAAAAACTGATCATCGCCCAGTTAATCACCAGGGTCGCCACCACCAGCGACATCAACAGCTCCAGCGCATGCTGGGGAATCAGATAATTCATCAACACCGCCACCAGCGTAATCGCCGCCGACGCCAGGATCGACCGCACCGGCACCCCGCGCTTGTCGATCTTCGCCAACACCCGAGGCGCATCACCCTGCTCGGCCATCCCCAACAACATGCGACTGTTGCAGTAGGTGCCACTGTTGTAGACCGACAACGCCGCCGTCAGCACCACAAAGTTGAGAATGTGCGCCGCCGTGTTACTGCCCAGCATTGAAAACACCTGCACAAACGGGCTGCCGCTGTAGGCGTCACCGGAAGCATTCAGGGTTTCCAGCAAGCTGTCCCAAGGCGTCAACGACAACAACACCACCAACGCGCCAATGTAGAAAATCAGAATCCGGTAGATCACCTGGTTGATCGCCTTCGGAATCACCGTACGCGGCTGGTCCGCCTCAGCCGCAGTAAACCCGAGCATCTCCAGGCCGCCAAACGAGAACATGATGATCGCCATGGCCATCACCAGACCACCGACGCCGTGGGGAAAGAAACCGCCGTGTTCCCACAGGTTGGTCACCGAGGCTTGCGGCCCGCCGGTGCCGCTCACCAGCAGGTAGCTGCCCAGGGCGATCATGCCGACGATGGCGACCACCTTGATGATCGCAAACCAGAACTCGGCCTCGCCGAAGACTTTGACGTTGGACAGGTTGATCACATTGATCAGCACGAAAAAGGCCGCTGCCGACACCCAGGTCGGGATCTCGGGCCACCAGTAGTGCACGTATTTACCGACGGCCGTCAGCTCCGACATGCCCACCAGGATGTACAAAATCCAGCAGTTCCAGCCCGACAGGAAGCCGGCGAAACCGCCCCAATACTTGTGGGCAAAGTGGCTGAAGGAACCGGCCACCGGCTCTTCGACGATCATTTCGCCCAGCTGACGCATGATCATGAAGGCGATAAAGCCGCAGATGGCGTAGCCGAGGATCATCGACGGCCCGGCGGATTTCAGCACGCCGGCCGAGCCCAGGAACAGCCCGGTGCCAATCGCGCCACCGAGGGCGATCAGTTGAATATGGCGATTTTTCAGGCCGCGCTTCAGTTCGCCTGAATGCGAGTTGGCTTCACTCATGGAAAGGGTCTCACGCAAGGTTTGAGGGTGCTCATGGAGGGGTGCTGCTTTGGTAACGGGCTACAGCAGCGCCGATCAAACCTCGGTCCAGCATTTTTTCTTACGGTCATACGTCACCTGTTGTTTTTATCTGTGACGAAATCGAACCCGACGGGCTTGTGGCCAGGCGGAATGAACAAGGCGGATAGCCCTGAAAAAGTGGGATCACAGTAAAACGCGGCGCATTGTACACCGCCAAACCTGTCTGGGCTGACAGGATGCGGTGCGGCAGATAGGAGGGACATTAGGAAAATTCTTTCAGATAACGAGAAGTTGACGAAAGGACCATTCCTACAAAACGACGCAACCAACTCGCTGTTTCATCGACATAAACCAAAACGCCAGCAAAACAGAATAAAAAATCCAAATGAAACCATGTCAATAAAAATTTTGCATTCCCAAACACACTCTTCTAGGTTCATCCACTTGCCCAGCGCAGCCCGCTGGCATGTTCGTTCTCAAACAACGTCATCTAGGAGATTCACCATGCAAGCACTGGAAAATGACCTGGAAACCGAACTGCAACTCGACGATTGGTTTGAAGCGCCGACCCACGAGGCCGCCGTTGAAATGATGCAAGCCGATGCCGTCGTGCCGTTCGGCACCGCGATGTGGCCTTTCTAATCTGATCAGGCACCCCGGCAGGTGCGGGACGCCGCACCTGCCACTGCTCCTACCGAAGGCTTTGAAGGAAGGACGTCATGGACAAGGCCCGCGCCGTCGAACATTTTCTGTATTACCTCGCCCATCACCCGGCCCTCGCCGGCCTGCACCGCCCCACCATTTTGCTTGGCCATACCGAACGCTACGACGCCATCGCCCAGTCGATCATCCAGGGCAGCGCCGCGCGTTTCGACTTCCAGGTACAGCGCCTGGACCAGGCCCCCAGCGAAGCGCTGGCCAAGGCCATCGAAGACTGCGACCTGTACATGTTTCTCTACGATTCCTCGACCTTGCCCAACCCACGCGCCGAAGGCCCGGACTTTATCCGCGCACTGCAGGGCGTGATGGCTGAGCACTGGAAAAAGTCCCTGCTGCTCAAGGACTATGGCGATTACTTCTACGACACCTTCAGCGTCGCCCCCCAGCGAATCGCCGACCTCAACGCCACGTTGATCCGGCGCATGTCCCAGGCCAGCGTGCTGAGCTTCACCGACCAGCATGGCTCGCGCCTTGAAGCGCCCATGAGCAGCATCAAGAAATGGACCAATATCAACGGCGTCGGCAACCACGACCTGGCCCCCGGCGAGATCGCGACCCACAGCGAGGCCATCAACGGCCAGGTGCGGTTTGTCGGCACCTTCCTCAGCACCATCCCCTTTGCGCGTAAATACGGCGTACTGCAATCACCGCTGGAACTGTGGATCGAGAACTCGACCATCTGCACCGTCGCCAGCGAAGTGCCGGGGCTGGCGGACGACTTCAACAAATACCTGAATGCCAACCCGTCCAACCGCCGGGTGGAGGAACTGGGCATCGGCACCAATGAAGGCGTGAAGGACTTGTATGCGCGCAATGCCGGCTTTGAAGAGCGCCACTGCGGGCTGCATCTGGGCCTGGGTGGCGGGCAGAAAGGCAGT
Proteins encoded:
- a CDS encoding MFS transporter, yielding MPDTQRPMAVTLQVVSIVLFTFIGYLNIGIPLAVLPGYVHSDLGFGAVIAGLVISVQYLATLLSRPYAGRIIDNRGSKRAVMYGLAGCGLSGVFMLLSAWLSHLPALSLTSLLIGRLVLGSAESLVGSGSIGWGIGRVGAANTAKVISWNGIASYGALAIGAPLGVLLVSHFGLWSMGVSIILLAVLGLLLAWPKVAAPIVVGERLPFMHVLGRVLPHGCGLALGSIGFGTIATFITLYYATQHWDNAVLCLSLFGASFIGARLLFGNLINRIGGFRVAIACLSVETLGLLLLWLAPDPHLALAGAALSGFGFSLVFPALGVEAVNLVPASSRGAAVGAYSLFIDLSLGITGPLAGAIAAGFGFASIFLFAAIAAFGGLLLSLYLYRQAPKYREEREAS
- a CDS encoding amino acid permease, which produces MSEANSHSGELKRGLKNRHIQLIALGGAIGTGLFLGSAGVLKSAGPSMILGYAICGFIAFMIMRQLGEMIVEEPVAGSFSHFAHKYWGGFAGFLSGWNCWILYILVGMSELTAVGKYVHYWWPEIPTWVSAAAFFVLINVINLSNVKVFGEAEFWFAIIKVVAIVGMIALGSYLLVSGTGGPQASVTNLWEHGGFFPHGVGGLVMAMAIIMFSFGGLEMLGFTAAEADQPRTVIPKAINQVIYRILIFYIGALVVLLSLTPWDSLLETLNASGDAYSGSPFVQVFSMLGSNTAAHILNFVVLTAALSVYNSGTYCNSRMLLGMAEQGDAPRVLAKIDKRGVPVRSILASAAITLVAVLMNYLIPQHALELLMSLVVATLVINWAMISFSHFKFRQHMDRTGQVPLFKALWYPYGNYICLAFVVFILGVMLLIPGIQVSVYAIPVWVVFMWVCYGIKNKRKAREEGVVSPG
- the arfB gene encoding alternative ribosome rescue aminoacyl-tRNA hydrolase ArfB, coding for MLVISNNVHLPDAEIELTAIRAQGAGGQNVNKVSSAVHLRFDIPASSLPDFYKERLLALRDSRITSEGVLILKAQQYRTQEQNRADALERLVELIQSATKVEKKRRPTKPTLGSKKRRLESKTKRGSIKAGRGKVDF